Proteins co-encoded in one Schistocerca cancellata isolate TAMUIC-IGC-003103 chromosome 5, iqSchCanc2.1, whole genome shotgun sequence genomic window:
- the LOC126188531 gene encoding insulin-like growth factor-binding protein complex acid labile subunit, whose protein sequence is MDVSHGLATDGDIRRFSRRRGDMFPLVTAVLVALAASAAGAAGGYVHPVNCLCRPPPSTPQMAYCSHGGLSRVPRCVASDVADLHLAYPLVHSVLPDVFVGNEFYKLQVVLLDHNRVRSLLGDEFRVTPSLSAVDLSHNILEGPLPVDLFTKNSAMHHLDLSHNLGLGIVPDNTSSAALVTSATLRSLDLSHCGLVDLSTDTPALQRLTASWNSIGELLPETFASMPQLVSVDLSHNVLRSLANETFKDLTALSDLNLSYNLLEGQLPGDLLTLCTEVRRLDLSHNARWGASIEDDELPLVSSSSLLSVDVTHCGLVRLSLDTPAIQRLNASFNSISELHDVTFLAMRNLSVLDLSYNKLKTFSLSLPSIRVLNLSNNAIENLDQDTFGKMPQLSALDLSFNKITAISSIILPEIYFLNMSGNALTFFTDSVISENASKMILDLSFNKLTEVAISLDYEELLLAENPFICSCKMLKEIGKWLRRTADNKSRRCWEPKALRGLLWTHFLTNQYCLHLEGHIPDTATSSREYTYSSTVNVTTAANTTPSSLTSQVVHQEEMKASEEDVEEGMSAYNATMVALVVWGLVAYPCVVALRRASRSLCHYVKRHRSSVAPCVARCDEDGDGGGGGGGGGSSGPSPRPAQPSGRRTPLPSPPTRPTTLALPPQAPPTLRRPPPPTPQRPTPPSGYDVLQFEAPRFRTPLPHYQQVVTPTPTPTPTSEDCSEMQPLCFELSERAPPNVYVQDPVQPRIPERTDEPVYAEIYDVVRR, encoded by the exons ATGGACGTGAGTCACGGATTAGCAACGGATGGTGACATTCGGCGATTCTCGCGGCGGCGAGGGGACATGTTTCCCCTGGTGACGGCCGTGCTAGTGGCGCTGGCGGCTTCGGCGGCTGGTGCTGCTGGCGGCTACGTGCACCCCGTCAACTGCCTGTGCAGGCCCCCGCCCTCCACCCCGCAGATGGCCTACTGCAGCCACGGCGGCCTCTCCAGGGTCCCGCGCTGCGTCGCCTCCGACGTCGCCGACCTGCACCTCGCCTACCCGCTGGTGCACTCCGTGCTGCCGGACGTGTTCGTCGGCAACGAATTCTACAAGCTTCAA GTGGTTCTTCTCGACCACAACCGGGTGCGTTCTCTGCTCGGTGACGAATTCAGAGTGACGCCCAGTTTGTCCGCCGTGGACCTGTCGCACAACATACTGGAGGGTCCGCTGCCTGTTGACCTCTTCACGAAGAACAGCGCCATGCACCACCTGGACTTGAGCCACAACCTGGGACTGGGGATAGTCCCTGACAACACCAGCAGCGCTGCATTAGTGACCAGCGCCACGCTCCGGTCCCTGGATCTCAGCCACTGTGGACTCGTCGACCTGTCCACTGACACTCCAGCCCTCCAGCGGCTCACCGCCTCCTGGAACTCTATTGGAGAACTTCTACCGGAAACTTTCGCCTCCATGCCACAACTCGTTTCAGTAGACCTGTCTCACAACGTACTTCGCTCGCTGGCGAATGAGACATTTAAAGATTTGACAGCACTGTCCGATCTCAACTTGTCGTACAATCTGCTGGAAGGCCAACTGCCGGGAGATCTTCTGACGTTGTGCACCGAGGTGCGTCGCCTCGATCTAAGCCACAACGCCCGTTGGGGCGCGAGTATTGAGGACGACGAGTTGCCACTCGTGTCCAGCAGCAGCCTCCTGTCGGTGGACGTCACCCACTGCGGCCTGGTCCGGCTCTCCCTCGACACACCCGCCATCCAACGTCTCAACGCCTCCTTCAATTCTATCAGTGAATTGCACGATGTGACGTTTCTCGCAATGCGCAACCTGTCAGTACTGGACCTGTCGTACAATAAACTGAAGACCTTCAGTCTATCGCTCCCGAGTATCCGCGTCTTGAACCTGTCCAATAACGCTATCGAAAACTTGGACCAAGACACCTTCGGAAAAATGCCACAGCTCTCAGCGTTGgacttatctttcaacaagataacagctATCAGTTCCATAATCCTGCCCGaaatttactttttaaatatgtCTGGCAATGCTCTGACGTTTTTTACCGACTCCGTGATAAGTGAAAATGCTTCTAAAATGATTCTGGATCTGagtttcaataagttaacagaggTTGCGATATCTTTAGATTATGAAGAACTACTATTAGCTGAAAATCCGTTcatttgttcatgcaaaatgctaaAAGAAATAGGGAAGTGGCTCCGACGGACAGCCGACAACAAAAGTAGAAGATGCTGGGAACCGAAGGCGTTGAGAGGACTTCTTTGGACACATTTTCTAACTAATCAGTATTGTTTGCATCTCGAAGGACATATTCCAGACACTGCTACTTCGTCCAGGGAATACACCTATTCCTCTACCGTTAACGTTACAACTGCCGCCAACACAACGCCTTCGTCTCTTACCAGCCAAGTAGTTCATCAGGAGGAGATGAAG GCCTCGGAGGAAGACGTCGAGGAGGGCATGAGCGCGTACAACGCGACGATGGTGGCGCTGGTGGTGTGGGGCTTGGTGGCGTACCCGTGCGTGGTGGCGCTGCGGCGCGCCTCGCGCTCGCTCTGCCACTACGTGAAGCGCCACCGCTCCAGCGTCGCCCCGTGCGTCGCCAGGTGCGACGAGGACGGcgatgggggcggcggcggcggcggcggcggcagcagtggCCCGTCGCCGCGTCCTGCACAGCCCTCGGGGCGGCGCACGCCGCTGCCCTCGCCGCCCACGCGGCCCACCACCCTCGCGCTGCCCCCGCAAGCTCCTCCCACGCTGCGGCGCCCGCCACCCCCGACGCCACAGAGACCGACGCCGCCCTCGGGCTACGACGTGCTGCAGTTCGAGGCGCCGCGCTTCCGCACGCCGCTGCCGCACTACCAGCAGGTCgtcacgccgacgccgacgccgacgcccacGTCAGAAGACTGCTCCGAGATGCAGCCGCTGTGCTTCGAGCTCAGTGAGCGCGCGCCGCCCAACGTCTACGTGCAAGACCCAGTGCAGCCGCGCATCCCCGAAAGGACGGACGAGCCGGTCTACGCGGAGATTTACGATGTCGTGCGGCGCTGA